GCGAACGCGGAGTTTCTCGACAGTGATGCTGGTGCCAAAACAATCATCGACAAGTTTGAGCTTGCAGATGCCCAGGTTGCAACCATTCTGAAGGCAGTCGACGTGGACGGCATTTCATTGGACGAAGCCGTTGCCAGCTGGATGGTTGAAAATGAAACTATCTGGAAAGCGTGGATTAATTAGAGGCGCCTCAATTCTAGAACTCCGGCCCGGCCGCGCTGAAAGCCGGGCCATCCTTGCCTGTACGGGCTCCCTGCCGAAACGAGGCGAAAATGCCAAAAAATCAGAATTCTATATCTGCAGCCCGGCAAACACTAATTGAATGCCGTTCTGTCTGGAAACTCTACGGTGAAAAGGCGAAGAAGGTCGCCGGTAAGCATGGCCAGGACTTAACATCAGATATTCTAAAGGAAGAAGGGGTTATTTCTGCTGCTCGAAACGTGAGTTTCGATGTGAACAAGGGCGAAATCTTTGTGATAATGGGCCTTTCAGGTTCGGGAAAGTCGACGATGCTTCGCTGCATGACCGGGTTAGCCGAACCAACGCTAGGCTCCCTTAAGGTCAAGGGAACGGATCTTGCGACCGCTTCGCGCGATGAACTGACTACGATACGCCGGCACACAATGGGCATGGTATTCCAGGATTTTGCCTTGCTGCCGCATCTGAGTGTGCTGGACAATATTGCCTTTCCGCTTCGGGTACAGGGCGCGCGCAAGAACGAACGTCTCGCCAGGGCGCGCGAGATGATGGAACTGGTCGGGCTGTCCGGTCGCGAAAACTACTGGCCGCATGAATTGTCCGGTGGCCAGCAGCAGCGGGTTGGCATTGCCAGAAGCCTTACCACAGAACCTGATATCTGGTTCCTGGATGAGCCGTTTTCAGCGCTTGACCCTCTGATCCGGATGGAAATGCAGAACGAGTTCCTGCGCCTGCAGAACCTGCTGCACAAGTCCATCGTCTTCGTAACGCATGATTTTGACGAGGCGGTTCGATTGGCTGACCGGATCGCGATTATGGAGGGAGGCCGCGTAGTGCAGATAGGCACTCCCGAGGAGCTGATCATGCAGCCCGCCAATGAATACGTCGCCGAATTCACAGAAAAAATCCCGCGGAGCAAGGTGGTTCGGGTGCGCACCATTATGGGGAAGGTCCAAGCAGGGCTGGCTGGTGCCCCAGTAAACGCAGATGCTCTTGTCGGCGATGTCGCAGGCAAAGTGCTGGATAGCGGTGACCCGCTGCCTGTAGCCGATGAGACTGGACAGATCATCGGTGCTATTGAAGCACGGCAGGTTGCGGCTGTGCTGATGAACCTGGGGATAGCGGCATGAGTGGGATAAGTGATATTTCTCCTAAAGCGAGCGGCAGGATTGCCTACCCGGGTTGGAAAGCATTGGTTCTGCCAAGCACACTTCTCTTCACCCTGTTGGTTTGGATGACGGTGGAAGAAGGAAGCTGGCTGCACGATTATCCCGAGAGCCGGGTCTGGGAAATTGCGACCTCAGTCACCGTGGCAGTGAAATACCTAGTCAACGAATTCTCTATTGGCGGTGTCAACTTGGCTGAAGTCACGCGCGACATCGCTGATGTCATTGCTATCCCGATGCGGGGGCTACAGGGTTTGCTAGCGGAAGGCTTCACTGTCTACCACGATGACGGCAGCATGACCGTCATCCCCTCGCTTCCCTGGCCGGCGGTAGTTCTGGCGATGACACTTTTCGCTTGGTGGGCTGCCGGTTCGGGCGTGGCGTTTCTTACGTTCTCTTCGCTGATGTATTTTCTGCTCTTCGGGCTGTGGCTGCCGGCAATGTTGACATTGTCCTCAGTACTAGTCGCA
This is a stretch of genomic DNA from Leisingera caerulea DSM 24564. It encodes these proteins:
- a CDS encoding quaternary amine ABC transporter ATP-binding protein — encoded protein: MPKNQNSISAARQTLIECRSVWKLYGEKAKKVAGKHGQDLTSDILKEEGVISAARNVSFDVNKGEIFVIMGLSGSGKSTMLRCMTGLAEPTLGSLKVKGTDLATASRDELTTIRRHTMGMVFQDFALLPHLSVLDNIAFPLRVQGARKNERLARAREMMELVGLSGRENYWPHELSGGQQQRVGIARSLTTEPDIWFLDEPFSALDPLIRMEMQNEFLRLQNLLHKSIVFVTHDFDEAVRLADRIAIMEGGRVVQIGTPEELIMQPANEYVAEFTEKIPRSKVVRVRTIMGKVQAGLAGAPVNADALVGDVAGKVLDSGDPLPVADETGQIIGAIEARQVAAVLMNLGIAA